The Fervidobacterium pennivorans DNA segment AAGCTTTTCAACGCACAAGATTTTGAGAACTTCAGCGCTTTACTAAAAACTATCGTCACTGAAGGGAAAGTTTTGAAAAGCTTAAAGATTAACGGTAAAGAAATTCCTGTTGCCTACGTAGAGGAACTCAAAAGCGCAAAGTTAGATGAAGAATTACTAATAGAAATTGAGACACAAGATGCGGTTTCTTTTTTAAAAGAGACATTACAGGATGTATTAGGTTATATCCGACATGTTAAGGAACTCTTGCCACAAGTAGCGAATAGCATAATTACGGGGAATGAAGCTGGATGGAAGGCAATAAAGGACTTATCAGAAGGTTTAGCAGCGGTTGAAAACTTAAGAAGTTCGACAAATCAGATAACGAAATTAAACGAAAGCGAACTGGCTCTTACAATAGAAAGAAACGAAGTATCAAACATTCTCAGAGAAATGTTGGAAGCGCTTGATAAAAGAGATGTATTTGAAATCTCCGATGTTGTGGAAAATAAAATACCAATAGTCTTAGACTACTATATTGAGTATTTCACAAAGGTATTGGAAGCAATAGCAAAGGTAAATTGATTCATCCATTAGTTAATTCGCGAAATATTAAAGGGAGGTATTCTGAATGGACTATATTGAACAGATGGTTTTAACTGCGAGTCCTGCCAAGCTTATAGAACTGCTCTTGCAAAAGGCAATAAGTGTCATAGATGAGGCAAAGAACTACATAGACGAAAAAGACTACAACAATGCGAATGCAAAGATTGTTAGGGCTCAAGATATAGTAATGGAACTAAATTTGGCACTCGATATGGAAAAAGGTGGAGAAATAGCCAAGAATCTTAGAGCTCTTTACAATTACATGTACAGAACACTAGTTGAGGCAAACATCAAAAAAGATAAAAAGATGCTTGATGATGTGAAATCGTTGCTCGAGGATTTACTCTCAACTTGGAGAGAAGCTATGAAATTGGCAGGAAGCACCGCTAGTCAGATTGATGTTAACAAACCAAGGATAAATCTAACTTACTGATTTTTCGGAGAATATGTTATCAATACCAAAGGACGGATGTGAAAATGAAGATATCGTATATTCTTTCAAACGTGCTTTTTTTAGGGTTTGTTGTTAGCCTTGTTGTAGCTATTGTTTTTTTCGAAATCGGATTAAGGGCTTTTAGAAACTCAAACGAAAAGAAATCAAAAGAAAGCAATTCTTTAGGGTTTAGATGGCTTTTTTATGCAGGAATATTACTTGCTCTTTCTGTCGTATTTTCTTTAATTAAATTCTGATGCTATTTTTCTTCGTAGATTGTGATATAATGAAATAGTAGTCAAGAAAAACTTGGGGGTGAACCTATGGAACTCAAGTTCCTTACTTTTTACCTAGGCGAAGAAGTTTTTGCAATTAATATCATGAAGGTTGAGCGTGTTAAAGAGTACGAAAAGACGACCAAAATACCAAACATTGCGGATTTTGTAGAAGGAATTATTAACCTCATGGGTGAAATCGTTCCTATTATTAATTTGAGAAAAAAGTTCTTGATGAGTGACTTTACAAACAAAGAGAAGTCAAAGATTATTGTTGTTAAACTCGAAAATGGTAAGAAAGTAGGATTACTTGTAGACGATGTCAGAGAAGTGTTAACGGTTACCGAGGATATGATCGATGAACCTCCTGCACACGTAGCGGGTATGGCTAGTGCAAAATTCATATCGGGTGTTATAAAGCTGGAAAACGAGATGGTGTTAACCCTTGAAGTTGATAATTTGTTGACAACCGAAGAAAAGATTGCGTTGGCAAATGTAGGATAAAACATTTTATCTCAAAATTCTTTGGTTCAACCCACGACTTGAAAAAATACAAAGATATGATAAAATCTATCATGCGCATTTTAGAAATAAAAATGGGTGTGTAGCTCAGTGGAAGAGCACTTCCCTCACGAGGAAGGGGTCGTAGGTTCAATTCCTACCACACCCACCACAACTGAAAAGAGCGGCTTTTAAGCCGCTCTTTTTCTATAATTGATGAGTTTTTACCTGTTTTCTTCATTTCTTATTCGTCCACACGAGCCAAAGGTTTCTTATCACAGAAAAGATAAGATAAATGACCAACGCGACAAGGAGAGTTGTAATTTCTCTATAAAACACGATATAAATTGGAGCTTTTATGTGACAAAACGAATTGAAAATAGATATAAACCCGAACGTCCCAAAGAATGTCAATATACCACTAATAAATTCATTCTCGATATCGCCGGCGACAAAAAACATCGGTAAAAAGATGAGTTCTTTTATTCTTGGTCTTATTATAAATATGTTCTCGAGAGTAAGACGTATCTTTTCCTCAATATCAAGGACATAGCCGTAATTACCGCTACGCATAAGCATATACACTATAGCAACTCCACCAATGATACCCGTGGTAACAATATGCCATCGTTTAATCGAACTTTTTTGATAAAGTTCTCTAAATGTAAGTAATCCAACCACTAAAGGTAACAGAACAAGGGAGACTTTAACCCCCCTATAGACTTCTAAATCGTTCAAATACTCGTATGAATATAGCGAAAAGTTAGTGAGTAACCCCAGCATAAAAACGCTTGCTACCTTTGTAAACCTGTTATTGGATGAAAAGTAAGCCGCTAATGTTCCAAAAATGCTGATGATAGAAACAAACAGCCAGTATTGTTTGAAAAGTGCGAATCCAAGAATTGTAAAAGGTGCTTGGAGAGCAACAAATACACCCAGAAGTATTCCTGAGATTTTTGAATTCCAATTTGTGTTATCAGGCATCGGGATTTCTGACTGCACCTGGAAAAAATTACCAAAAGATTCTAAAGCCTCTTCTGTGATTTGTGATTTTGGTAAAACTATGACATCAACGCTTCTTTCCATAACGGCTCGCCAGAGTCGTTTGAAAAGCGAATAAGAGTCATATCTGGACAGTTCTTTTGGCTTTACGTAATGAACTTTCACAATCTTTTTGTAGCCTGTTGTTTTGTAGAAATTTCTGACAAAGTCTGCATCTCCATAAAACTCCATAATCCCTACATACCTTGACTCTACCTTTTTGTAAAATTCTTCGGGTTTTTCTTTCATTCCTTCCAGCGGTATGATAATTTTTACTTTATCATTGATTTTTTCGCTTCCGGTGTAAAACAATATTGAAGGGTCGTCATCAAAAAACACAGAAACGGTTAAGTTATTTTTATCATTTGGTATCCTAAGGAATATAAACACCGATAGAACAAGAGCAAAAACTGTGAGAATTATATTAATATAAGTCTCATTTTTTGCAAATAGTGGAAGTTTCAAAACTAATCACCTTCCGCTTCCAGAAGTTTTAAAACGACTTTCAAGTCTTGGCTCAGGGGTGCTTCAAATCTATAATGTTTCCCATGAAAATCGAAAGCCATCTCCTTGCAATGTAAAAAGTGCCTTTTCAAGCCGTATTTTTTTGAAAAGGCTCTGTTCAATCTAAAATCACCATAATCGTTGTCACAGACTATCGGGAACCCTTTCATCGAAAGATGCTTTCGTATTTGATGCTTCCTACCAGTTTCGATGTTAACATCAAGCAGCGTTAGACTGATATCTTTTCCTTCGAGCTTAGTGGTAAATTTACGGACCGGTCTTATATGCGTAACTGCTTCTTGGTCGTCAATTGGTATATCTATTGTTGTAGATTTTGGGGAACCAAATACTAAAGCCACGTAATTCTTCTCCACATCACGAGACGAAATCATTTCACTGATTTCCCTTGCTACTTGCCTACTTTTTGCAACAATCATGACACCTGATGTTTCTTTATCCAATCTATGCACCAGAAAAGGTTCAAAACCTTTCGTCGTTCCATAATGTTTTAAACCTTCTATCAACGAAGGTTTGTGAACATTCTTTCCAGGATGTACAGAAACACCGGCTGGTTTGTTGATGGCTATAATGTTCTCGTCTTCGAATATGATATCTAAGTTCATTTTTACTGGCTTGATTTCTTTATATTCACGTGTATATTTGGACAAATCTTCGTTTCTGATTTCCACTCTATCCCCTATCTCTATCTTCACAGAAGGTTCTTTAACCCTTCTCTCATTTAGATAAACTTTTCCTGTTCTTATGAGTTTGTATATTGCACTTAAAGGCACATTTTTCAGGACATTCCTCAAAAATTTATCAATTCTCGAGAAATAGTTATCTTCGTTTACTATCCATGAGTTCTTTACCAAGACATTTGGTAAGCTGTCTTTTCGGGATGCGTTTTCCATACTTTTCATTTGCCCCTCTCTACGCTTACAATAGATGTTTATCAAGAAGTTCGGAAACTATTGTTGATGGTAAACTTGAAAATTTCCTAAAATTTTGTTCGTATTCAATTTGCGCGTGTTCCTCACTTGTGTCAACAATAACCTTTAGAGCGCAGAATTCCACACCGTTTTGGTAACACACTTTTGCTATTGCAGCGCTATCCATATCAACAGCAAATGCCCCGTATTTTTCAAATAGCCTTCTTTTAAGCTCCCTATCACTAACTATAAGGTCCCCGCTTACGATGGGACCGAAATGTATCTTGTCGTAAACATCCGCAATCTTTTCCAAAAGTTTTGAAGAACTTTCTATCCCAAATGTGTTGGGGGATTGAAAATCGTGTTCATAAAAAACGGTACCACAAATTAAATCTCCTATTCTTAGCTCCGGATGAATTGCTCCGGCAGAACCACAATGAATTATGTAGCTGGGCCTAAATCTATCAATTATAGCTTGCGCTATCATAGCACTCTCAACTTTACCGACAAAACCATATATTGTGACTACTTCGTTACCTCCAACAATCCCCCTTGAAAAATTTCTCTTCACAAGTTCACCATTTTCGAGTAGTGGTAGCATTTCTCGAAAAACTCCAATTATCTCTTCTTTTAAAACACCGGTAACAACCACCATAAAAATCACCTCAACAAACCATTGACCTAAAGATTTTAGGTCCGTTTCTGATTATCTCTTTAACCTACTGAACCTAATTCTTCCACCCATCATTTATTTTCCGCCCCTAATAGCTATGTGGAGCTCTACATCCTCAGTAATGAATAAACTAACTGGAAGTTTTATTATCAAACCTTCGGCAGTAATCTTCATGTCCCTACCAGTAATCACCGTTGGAGGTGTGATATCTATTTTGTATCCAAGCTTTTCAAGATTCATAGCGATACTCCCGGAAGTCATGTTTCCTAATTCGCCTATAGCACTTAATGACAGCTCATCAAGAGTGTTGTATTCCATTCCCATCATTTTCGAGACAATTTTTAGAGCAGTTTCTTCGTTAAATGAATAAACAAAGTTTCCTTCAATGTCGCCGAGAAAACCAATTACTGTAACTATATTGTACTTTGGGGTTATATCTTTTACAGCTTGAGGTTTACCAAATTGTGCTTGCATCTGCAAGACTGCCTCGTATGTACCCTGTGCCGCTGCCAAAACTGAGTTAACAATCCTCACATCAACCATTTTTCAGCACCTCCCAAAACTTCTCAAAATCAGTATCGTAAGTTAACTTACCATGCTTACCCTCTGAAACTTCCTTGAAAAAGAGTGTCTTTGCTTTTTCATAATCAACTTGCCCGCCTTTTTTCAATAGCCCTCGAGAACGTCCGTATTCCTCCAAGAATTGAACGATATCTTTTTGGACCCCTGCCGCAGAAGCATAAATTTTAAAAGCGTAGTCAAAGATTTCATCATCGACGTTTTCAATAGGTAAAGAACCTATAAGCAATAGTTTGGCTGCTATATCTTTTGAAAATATCTCTGAAAACAGTATCCCGGGTGAATCCAAAACAGTAAGTCCTTCGACATTGACCCATTGGACACCACGAGTAATACCAGGCTGAGCTCCTGTTTTTGCTTTGTGCCTGCCAAGTATCTTATTTATTATTGTTGATTTTCCAACATTCGGAACACCGACAACTGCTATCCTTGGATTTGCATACTTTGTGGGGACAGATTTTAGAAAGGTCAGTAGTTCTTTTCTTTTCGTATCCTTGTTAACAAGAAGTGTCGGATACAACTTCGCTATCTCACAAGCCCATTTCTTATTATATTCAGAATCCGCTAAGTCTGTTTTATTAAGCAAAAAGACTCGCTGTTTATCTTTGAAGATTTTCATCTCAAAACTCGTGGTTGCAACAGGTGCACGTGCATCAAGCACAATAACAACGATATCTATCTTTTTCAGATTTTCTCTGATTTGTCTTTTAGCTTTTTGAACGTGACCCGGATACCAAGCTCTGACATGTTCATTGGACTGATTGCTCACTTACTTTAACCTCCATCTTCTGTAATCTCATCGCTTAATTATCTACTTACTCGGGACAACGAGAGTCCCTACATTTTCACCACGAATAGCCCTAAGTAAGTTGTTATCCTCGAAAAAGTTCATAACAAGGATTTTCATTTGATACCGTTTACAAATAGAAAATGCTTCCGTGTCCATGATTTTTAAATCTTTCTCGATAGCCTCATCGTAGGTTATTACATTATATTTTACTGCATCGTTATATATCTTCGGGTCCTTGTCGTAAATTCCCGAAACTTTTGTCCCCTTTATCAGCAATTCCGCTTTCATCTCAACCGCCCTGAGTGCAGCTCCAGTGTCCGTCGTAAAGAATGGGTTACTTGTTCCACCAGCAAAAATAACAATATACCCCGCATCAAAGTAAAGATCAATATCATCGTAGTTTATCAACTTTACACTTGGTAAGGTGACAATTTGAGAAACCACCACAGTTCTGATACCTGCGTTTTCAAATCTATCTTTCAAATACAATGCATTAATAACCGTACCTAACATTCCAATCTGATCTGATATCGTTGGTCTTACACCTTCGAAATCCCTTCCTCTAAAAAGATTGCCTGCACCAATCACAATTCCCAGTTTCACTCCGTATTCAGAAACTTTCTTTATTTCTCTGATAAGGTAATTAACATGCTCTTCGTTAAAACCTTTCTGCGCTTCTCCACTGAGTACCTCGCCACTTAACTTGAGAAGAACTCGTTTGTACATTCATCATCCCTCCAAGAGTATGACGTTCTTTTTATCGCTGAAAAATTCGAGCACCCTTCTATCGCTCGTCATCAATATTATCTGCCTCAATTCCGATTCTTCATTTAAGTATTCACACACTCTTTTCAGTCTGTCGTCATCCAAACGTATCAAAGTGTTATCTATGACCAATGGTAAACTCCCATCATAGAACGTCTTATAAAGAGCATTTTTAATACAAAATATCAGTAAGTCCTTCGTAGAACCGCTTAAAAATTCGTTGGGGTCCTTCATATCCCCTTCAACAATTAGTCTCACAGTCAAATCTGGTAATACTACAAAATTCTTCTCAACACCTGAAACTTTTACAAACAGTCTGGCAAATTCATCACTGAATATTTTATGGTAACTTTCGATGAAATTTGTAAGCCTTTCGTTAAGGAACTTATTTATCTCCGGTATTTCGTTAATCAAATTCGATATTATTTTCGCCTTCAACTTAGACTCGTCCAATTTTTCAATTAACGCTTGGAGTTGCTTGAAGTCAATTTCGATACCTTCATAAAGGTTTTTCATCTCTTTGAACTCATTCAAGAGGGTATCTTTAGCTAAATAAAGTTCACGAAGTGCGGCTTTTGTCTGACTTATGGAAGGATCAAGGTCCTCATTTTCTCTCTCTTCAACAGCTTTTTGCAATTCGACACTTAACGTTTTTTTAGCATTCTTTAATTCTTGGTAGTGCTCAAAGTGAGATTTAAAAGTTTCAACCTGTTCCTTGGTTATGCCAAATTTACCTAAAATCTCGTCCAAATTTTCGGCTACAGTCTTATATTCTCTTTGAACAGACAAATATTCCCCACGAAGCTGGGACAGTCTTCTCTCGAGCGATTCCTTTTCGTAAAGTAACTCTTGAACTTCGCCAAATGTTCTTTGCAAATTTTCAACAGCGGAAACTATCATCTGTGCTGCACCTGTGACACCAAACTTCAAAAGTTCTTTGATAACTTCCTGCTCGATATCTTTGAGTTCATTGAGCATCCTTTGTCTCTCTACATTCTGTGCCTTCCATTCTAAAAACTCTGTATATTTTTTCCTCAGTTGCTTAATGTTGGTTATACCGTAATTTGCAAGCACTTTCCAAACGGACGGTTGCTGTGGCTGTTTCATTGACACTTCAACTAAGCGTTCTTGAAGTACCTCTACGAAAGCCATCTTTCTCTTCCAATTGAACATAAGGAAGACGGCTAATGCCAAGAACACTACGGCAGGAGTATACATGAAGAGTGATATTCCTTTAAAAAGAAGTCCAAGAACAAACAAAACAATACCCGCACTTGCTGAAACTATTGACAAATCTTTCGAATATTTAGCCGTCTGCTCATTTCTCTCTATTTCGTTTTGCAGGCTCAGTTTAGTAGATTCTATTTCGTTTATAGCTTCTTTGTATCTTTGTTCCTCTTCTTCTGCTCGTTCTAAAATGTTCTCATTTTCAAGAAACAGTTTCCAAAGCGGGTCCTCATCAACCACGTTTCTGACTCTTTCATTGTACATCTTGGTAAGCAACGAAAGATGTTTCAAGCGTAAGCCAACGCTTTCTAAATCATCAACGGAAGACACTCCAAGTTGTTTGAGCTTTTCCTCAATGCTTCTGTCTTTCTTCTGAAGTACTTCCTTCAATTTTTCTTGCTCTGTTTCCAAAGCTTTCAAACGAGCCTTTATGGAATTTAATTTGTAAATAAGATTCTGAGCTTCTTCGACGACAGCAGTATCTAACGATTCAATCCATAGATACTTCGTTAGTTCTGTTTCTATAGCCTCTATGTTCCTTTTAAGCTGTGATATCTTTGTCTCAAGTTCTGATTTCTTTGCAGTTCTAAGTTTTTCCAAATTGTTTTCTGAAGCATTAATCTGTTCTTCCAAGTCTTTTATTCGCTTCTCCACATTCTTCATCTTCACAAACAATGTATTCTTCTTATTTATCTTTTCCTCAACACCCGATATCATTTCCTCCGTTTTACGAATCTCTTCCGAGAGCGCTACCAAACATTTGTTCAAGTCCAGCGTCTGAATTCTTTTTATTGCCTCTCTTAGGATACGTCCTTCAGATGTTTTCTCGGTCTTTTTCTTAAGTGTGCTCTCCAAAATGCCTCTATCAACTTTTACAGCTTCAAGCTCGTCATCTTCCATTATAAACGCTACACTTTCAAGCAAGTTGATATCGTACTTTGGTACTTCTGAGTTATCTTCACCAAACACATACTTCCCATCGGACGTTTCTAAATACCCACCAAAGATGTTATGCCCCCATGGCCTGTATTTGAGCGCTTCGTTGCTGGGTTTTCCCAGCGTGTATAACAAAAATTTTGCTAGAGTGGTTTTACCACTCTCGTTAGGTCCAAAGACGATGTTCAACCCTGGTCCGAATTTGAATGAAGTATTAACAAATTTTCCGAATCCGTCTATTTGTGCTTTTTTTATAAGCATATTTCTTCACCCCGGATAAGTTTCAGCACAATGTAACGTTGATTAGCAGTTTTGAGAGAATTAACCAATTCGGATTCAAAGAAACTCTTAGGAAGGATTTCTACTTTAAATCCTCTAAACTTATCTTCTAAATCTTTTTCCGTAAGGTTTTCGAGCAAATATAGGCATGTAGTGTAGTCACATTTAAGAGCATTTTCGCTTTCCACTTTAACCAAACCTATTGTTTCAACAGAATCAACAGCAGTTACTCTTCCATCAATACGAACATGAGGGAGATTGTTAATAGGAGAGCTGTTGAAATCGAGGAGCTTATTTTCCAAGTCAATGTCAAAGTTTTCGAAGATATTTTCAAGGATTTTATATACTTCTTCCAAAAGTCCAAAGCGACCAAGAGCATTGTAAAACACAAATTTCGAGTTCGGATACATTTTCGCAAGCTGGACCAAGAATTTCAGTTTGCATTGAAATATCTGTTCTTGAAATTCTGAAAATCCTTCGTAATACTCAAAAAGAGAAATGTTGTTGACCTCGACGACCACTTTGTATTCCTCCCAACGAAATGTTTTGTTCAGACTTACAAAAGTTCAGCGGCTAAGCTTGCTAATTCCGACCTCTCACCTTTTTTCAAAAAGATATGGGCTGCGATAGGTTTTCCTAGAAATCTTGAAGCAGCGTAAACCAATCCATTACTACTTTCGTCAAGATAAGGTGTGTCTATCTGGTACGGGTCACCGGTTAGAACCACTTTTGTCCCTTCCCCCGCTCTTGTGAGTATAGTCTTAACCTCCAAAGGAGTTAAGTTTTGAGCCTCGTCGATGATTATAAACTGGTTTGGAATAGACCTTCCTCTTATGTACGTTAGCGCCTCGAGCTCAACAATTTCTTTTTTCATAATTTCTTTTAAACTAACATTGTTCAATCTACATAAATACTCGAGGTTGTCCATAACACCACTCATCCAAGGAGAAATCTTCTCTTCAAGAGCACCTGGAAGATACCCTATGTCCTTACCACCCATCGGTATCAATGGCCTTGCGACTATTATTCGCTCGTACAAACCCTCCACAAGCGTTTTTTGCAGTGCGGCTGCAAGCGTAAGGAATGTTTTTCCTGTTCCTGCTATACCAATCAACGAAACTAGCTTTATATCATCATCTAATAGTGCGTCTAAAGCAAAGAGCTGTTCTTTGTTTCTTGGACTGACACCAAACACTTTTGATTTAAGGTTTATCTGCACAAAATCTTGACCACTGAACCTGAAGAAACCTTCTTTGCTTTCAACGTACTCGTTAACATAAAGTTTTTCTACATTCAGTTCTTTCAAAGAATCAACAGAAACATAACCTACGGGCAAAAGAGATAAATCACTTTTGTCCGTTAGATAGTCTTCCGCCTGTAAACCGAGAGCTAATGCCTTTAAACGTAAGCTTATGTCTTTTGATACTATTATCGTGGGTTCTGTTCTTGTGGTTTTTAAAAACATTGCG contains these protein-coding regions:
- a CDS encoding GTPase, with protein sequence MSNQSNEHVRAWYPGHVQKAKRQIRENLKKIDIVVIVLDARAPVATTSFEMKIFKDKQRVFLLNKTDLADSEYNKKWACEIAKLYPTLLVNKDTKRKELLTFLKSVPTKYANPRIAVVGVPNVGKSTIINKILGRHKAKTGAQPGITRGVQWVNVEGLTVLDSPGILFSEIFSKDIAAKLLLIGSLPIENVDDEIFDYAFKIYASAAGVQKDIVQFLEEYGRSRGLLKKGGQVDYEKAKTLFFKEVSEGKHGKLTYDTDFEKFWEVLKNG
- a CDS encoding DUF5693 family protein, producing the protein MKLPLFAKNETYINIILTVFALVLSVFIFLRIPNDKNNLTVSVFFDDDPSILFYTGSEKINDKVKIIIPLEGMKEKPEEFYKKVESRYVGIMEFYGDADFVRNFYKTTGYKKIVKVHYVKPKELSRYDSYSLFKRLWRAVMERSVDVIVLPKSQITEEALESFGNFFQVQSEIPMPDNTNWNSKISGILLGVFVALQAPFTILGFALFKQYWLFVSIISIFGTLAAYFSSNNRFTKVASVFMLGLLTNFSLYSYEYLNDLEVYRGVKVSLVLLPLVVGLLTFRELYQKSSIKRWHIVTTGIIGGVAIVYMLMRSGNYGYVLDIEEKIRLTLENIFIIRPRIKELIFLPMFFVAGDIENEFISGILTFFGTFGFISIFNSFCHIKAPIYIVFYREITTLLVALVIYLIFSVIRNLWLVWTNKK
- a CDS encoding chemotaxis protein CheW, yielding MELKFLTFYLGEEVFAINIMKVERVKEYEKTTKIPNIADFVEGIINLMGEIVPIINLRKKFLMSDFTNKEKSKIIVVKLENGKKVGLLVDDVREVLTVTEDMIDEPPAHVAGMASAKFISGVIKLENEMVLTLEVDNLLTTEEKIALANVG
- a CDS encoding ATP-binding protein encodes the protein MLIKKAQIDGFGKFVNTSFKFGPGLNIVFGPNESGKTTLAKFLLYTLGKPSNEALKYRPWGHNIFGGYLETSDGKYVFGEDNSEVPKYDINLLESVAFIMEDDELEAVKVDRGILESTLKKKTEKTSEGRILREAIKRIQTLDLNKCLVALSEEIRKTEEMISGVEEKINKKNTLFVKMKNVEKRIKDLEEQINASENNLEKLRTAKKSELETKISQLKRNIEAIETELTKYLWIESLDTAVVEEAQNLIYKLNSIKARLKALETEQEKLKEVLQKKDRSIEEKLKQLGVSSVDDLESVGLRLKHLSLLTKMYNERVRNVVDEDPLWKLFLENENILERAEEEEQRYKEAINEIESTKLSLQNEIERNEQTAKYSKDLSIVSASAGIVLFVLGLLFKGISLFMYTPAVVFLALAVFLMFNWKRKMAFVEVLQERLVEVSMKQPQQPSVWKVLANYGITNIKQLRKKYTEFLEWKAQNVERQRMLNELKDIEQEVIKELLKFGVTGAAQMIVSAVENLQRTFGEVQELLYEKESLERRLSQLRGEYLSVQREYKTVAENLDEILGKFGITKEQVETFKSHFEHYQELKNAKKTLSVELQKAVEERENEDLDPSISQTKAALRELYLAKDTLLNEFKEMKNLYEGIEIDFKQLQALIEKLDESKLKAKIISNLINEIPEINKFLNERLTNFIESYHKIFSDEFARLFVKVSGVEKNFVVLPDLTVRLIVEGDMKDPNEFLSGSTKDLLIFCIKNALYKTFYDGSLPLVIDNTLIRLDDDRLKRVCEYLNEESELRQIILMTSDRRVLEFFSDKKNVILLEG
- a CDS encoding PhoH family protein, with amino-acid sequence MVKNYVLDTNVLIHDPEAIYSFEDNNVFIPLPVIEELDKLKKEQGRVGKSARTAIRVLEELRKKGNLHDGVKLESGGRIIIPVLSESDFDRHQVKFLFEKYVDNWILSYAMFLKTTRTEPTIIVSKDISLRLKALALGLQAEDYLTDKSDLSLLPVGYVSVDSLKELNVEKLYVNEYVESKEGFFRFSGQDFVQINLKSKVFGVSPRNKEQLFALDALLDDDIKLVSLIGIAGTGKTFLTLAAALQKTLVEGLYERIIVARPLIPMGGKDIGYLPGALEEKISPWMSGVMDNLEYLCRLNNVSLKEIMKKEIVELEALTYIRGRSIPNQFIIIDEAQNLTPLEVKTILTRAGEGTKVVLTGDPYQIDTPYLDESSNGLVYAASRFLGKPIAAHIFLKKGERSELASLAAELL
- the fliS gene encoding flagellar export chaperone FliS, translated to MDYIEQMVLTASPAKLIELLLQKAISVIDEAKNYIDEKDYNNANAKIVRAQDIVMELNLALDMEKGGEIAKNLRALYNYMYRTLVEANIKKDKKMLDDVKSLLEDLLSTWREAMKLAGSTASQIDVNKPRINLTY
- the pyrH gene encoding UMP kinase, whose protein sequence is MYKRVLLKLSGEVLSGEAQKGFNEEHVNYLIREIKKVSEYGVKLGIVIGAGNLFRGRDFEGVRPTISDQIGMLGTVINALYLKDRFENAGIRTVVVSQIVTLPSVKLINYDDIDLYFDAGYIVIFAGGTSNPFFTTDTGAALRAVEMKAELLIKGTKVSGIYDKDPKIYNDAVKYNVITYDEAIEKDLKIMDTEAFSICKRYQMKILVMNFFEDNNLLRAIRGENVGTLVVPSK
- a CDS encoding RluA family pseudouridine synthase yields the protein MENASRKDSLPNVLVKNSWIVNEDNYFSRIDKFLRNVLKNVPLSAIYKLIRTGKVYLNERRVKEPSVKIEIGDRVEIRNEDLSKYTREYKEIKPVKMNLDIIFEDENIIAINKPAGVSVHPGKNVHKPSLIEGLKHYGTTKGFEPFLVHRLDKETSGVMIVAKSRQVAREISEMISSRDVEKNYVALVFGSPKSTTIDIPIDDQEAVTHIRPVRKFTTKLEGKDISLTLLDVNIETGRKHQIRKHLSMKGFPIVCDNDYGDFRLNRAFSKKYGLKRHFLHCKEMAFDFHGKHYRFEAPLSQDLKVVLKLLEAEGD
- a CDS encoding chemotaxis protein CheX, translating into MVDVRIVNSVLAAAQGTYEAVLQMQAQFGKPQAVKDITPKYNIVTVIGFLGDIEGNFVYSFNEETALKIVSKMMGMEYNTLDELSLSAIGELGNMTSGSIAMNLEKLGYKIDITPPTVITGRDMKITAEGLIIKLPVSLFITEDVELHIAIRGGK
- the mtnN gene encoding 5'-methylthioadenosine/S-adenosylhomocysteine nucleosidase — encoded protein: MVVVTGVLKEEIIGVFREMLPLLENGELVKRNFSRGIVGGNEVVTIYGFVGKVESAMIAQAIIDRFRPSYIIHCGSAGAIHPELRIGDLICGTVFYEHDFQSPNTFGIESSSKLLEKIADVYDKIHFGPIVSGDLIVSDRELKRRLFEKYGAFAVDMDSAAIAKVCYQNGVEFCALKVIVDTSEEHAQIEYEQNFRKFSSLPSTIVSELLDKHLL